One Paralysiella testudinis genomic window, CGTATTTCTGCGCCACCAAGCGACTCAGCGCACGCACGCGGCCGATATAAGTAGCGCGCTCGGTCACGGAAATGGCACCGCGTGCATCCAAGAGGTTGAAGGTGTGCCCGGCTTTCAACACCAATTCATAGGCAGGCAAGGTGAGCGCGGCTTGTTCGGCTTCCAACAGGCGGCGGGCTTCGGCCTCGAAATGGTTAAATTGTTCCAACAGCCAGGCGGCATTGCTGTATTCAAAATTATAAGTGGATTGCTCCACTTCGTTTTGATGGTACACATCGCCATAGGTAACGGTTTGGCCGTCGGGCGTTTGCGCCCACACCAAGTCGTAAATATTCTCCACGCCTTGCAGATACATGGCCAAGCGCTCGATGCCGTAGGTGATTTCGCCCAGCACCGGGCTGCAATCCAAGCCGCCCACTTGTTGGAAATAAGTAAACTGGGTGACTTCCATGCCGTTGAGCCATACTTCCCAGCCCAAGCCCCAAGCGCCCAGCGTGGGATTTTCCCAGTCGTCTTCCACAAAACGGATGTCGTGGCGAGTGGGATCAATGCCCAGCGCCTGCAAAGAATCCAAATACAGCTCTTGGATATTGTCCGGCGCCGGCTTTAAGGCTACCTGAAACTGATAATAGTGCTGCAAGCGGTTGGGATTGTCGCCATAGCGGCCGTCTTTGGGGCGGCGGCTGGGCTGCACATAGGCGGCAAACCACGGCTCCGGCCCCAGTGCGCGCAAGCAGGTGGCCGGATG contains:
- the glyQ gene encoding glycine--tRNA ligase subunit alpha; amino-acid sequence: MLTFQEIIFKLQTFWAAQGCVVLQPFDLEVGAGTSHPATCLRALGPEPWFAAYVQPSRRPKDGRYGDNPNRLQHYYQFQVALKPAPDNIQELYLDSLQALGIDPTRHDIRFVEDDWENPTLGAWGLGWEVWLNGMEVTQFTYFQQVGGLDCSPVLGEITYGIERLAMYLQGVENIYDLVWAQTPDGQTVTYGDVYHQNEVEQSTYNFEYSNAAWLLEQFNHFEAEARRLLEAEQAALTLPAYELVLKAGHTFNLLDARGAISVTERATYIGRVRALSRLVAQKYVESREQLGFPLIKNQA